Within the Musa acuminata AAA Group cultivar baxijiao chromosome BXJ2-9, Cavendish_Baxijiao_AAA, whole genome shotgun sequence genome, the region GGTATTAGGTTTAATTAGTgttgataattaaaaaaaaaaggtattttcATAATATCGATCTTCCATAAAAAtatacttaaattatatatggtttttattcaattttttagtttaaaaaaatataattagcaaAGGTTAAGGTAACTACTAAATGAAAACAGtagatataatataaatataaaagcgCAAAATGAAACACACAACTTGTGTAAAATATAGATAACTATAGTATGGGAtgcattttatatattaaaatgaaAGATTTGATTAAAACAACTTTTTTTTAACCTCTAATCAAGTATTTTCAAAATCATGTGAAAAGTCCAATCACATTGTGAAGAGCCACAAGAATAGTGAAGAAAAACGTGTTTAATTCGTACCAAAAAGGGGTTTAATTTTTGTGTTTTTGCCGCACAATAATGGTACCTTATGTCTCTCGGTCGACTATGAATCATCTAATTATTATATATGTGGGAACACATATGTAATTTGACACGTCGTTATGTTTAGGTCACATCATTGATGGATTGCACTGTTTCACAATGACGACATGATGATAATGGCACAAGTATGAGCTTCTGTGAGACTGATATAGATGTCCTCGCTGTTGTGGTCAACGTCACGATCGATGAAAGTTTATCACGTAACTTTTATGACGACGCTTTCTAGACATTTCATTATGATAATGATTCATAAGGACTCAATACCAACCCATaatttgcattatatatatagtaGGCATATATATCTTCATAATTTGCAGTAAcataaagttataatctcagtacATATCTAATCGTTATAAACATTGTGTTGTAGTTATTCGTTCGTACTACGTACGTGAGTGTGAATTAATTTGACTCATATTCATGTTATCTAAATTCTAAACATGATATCATCATTAAGATTGGGAGAGAGAAAAAAATGCCAtgaaaatattcatgattaaaagaGAGCAAAGGATACCTATATTACGGTTGATAAAAATGGACAGAGCTGGTAACTTATAATATTACGGTTGACATTCaacttaataatttaaaattttggatTACATTGTATAATGTTATGTATGTCAGTCGGATCAATTTGACTCATAGtcatattatttaaataatcaaCAGTATCAATGATTTAAGATCTTTACTAACTGTTAGGTAGGAAATTACTGACTGGCTTTTAGAGAAATAAGAATATCATTAAAGTCCAAATCAACTTAACAGTGAGTGATTtaataaatgacaattaacttaagATCCATGTTCCTTTTCTTGCTATATGGGAGGTGATGTTTCAAGCCATTTAAATgtgaaatataatataatataatgcaAATTCCATACAGGCGATCGGTTCTAACTCATTTGTGTCATTCTTTGTTTTAATGCCACGATATAATATAATGCAAATATAATATAAtgcaatttttttctcttttctaaatGCAATCAATAATACTCGAAAAATGAATTGGTATCCAATCAATTCCTTTCTAAATGCAAGTTGGGTTGATCATAATCCTTATAGTAAAACCTTTCTAATCGCATAATTTATCCTCCCTTTATCTATCTATCATTTAATATCCTTGCACATTTTGTGGACATAAACATTATTAGCAGAGTCCATATTTTGTTGTCAAGGGATGCAACACCCATGAAACAAGTGTGTGAAGGCCATTTTATAAAAAGGAATGTTATTGTGCTGCAATACGTGGGCATAGTGGGAGCttctgttagaaaataaatagataaacaagttatagaagaagttgattgttattaacatatcccccttccatattatacaggttagaagagaGAGTTTTCCTCAataggttagaggatttccctcaacagagtagagagatttcctcaaacaattAGGAAAATCTCATGTACTTATCAGCTTCAACCATGAACACCACGATGCCTGCCGACCACTAAAAACTCGTGCATATATAAGCACATCACATCtctccatcatcatcatatttatttattataaacgaTGTTTCCAACCAATTGGATCTACTAATTGTACCTTGTTAGCTtgaagttaaaaatatttatattgtcaagttcttttttttttttttccaaagaaaGATACCATATTATTTTAAAAAGGAAATTACAATCATTACCTCTAATCAAAACAAACAAGTATAGTCCTTTCAAAAGTCATCCACCATATAGCATAATTTGTTTGTCAATTTATCATGTGGCTTTCATTACCAGATGCATGTatcttcttaaacttgtttctttaaaCAAAAGTCAAACAATATAAAATATATCCGATAACATTAGTTAAATATCATGAAGGGGCTTCGTGGTGATTGATAAGTCATACAAAAGGGTAAAGAATCCAGCAAAACTAAGATCCTCTACCCCCCATGTCTATTAGCATAATTGTTTCATTATATGCTATTTGCTTCCAAATGGCATGCAAATAAAAGTGTAGTATTACTGTATATGTATGTTTAAGAGATTGAAACTAACACCTCTCACTTGTTCCATGTTATCTAAGCCATTATTATTGAGTTTATGTTACCCTTGCTCTAGTGAAATTCTTTGTTATCTACATAATCTCACAAGTAAGCAATAGTACTAGTGTTTATATCATACACTACTCATCCCATTTGAGAATTTAGTATCATTCTCATCCCATCAAATGAGCCATAATACTATCACAACAAAGACTATCATGACCACAAACTTTTTGTTTGTCAGATTATCTCTCTAATTGAACCAATTATCTTATTCCCataatacaaaaaaatttaaactgagtactcaaaatattttcaaaaagtaACTATACAAATTACACTAAAGAGCAAGTGAAAAACAAATGAGCAATAGACTCATTATGATTCTTATTTAAATAATAAGACAATTCCTTTTTTTAAACCCAAATTGGTCAATCCATCAATAGTAAGAATTTGATGGTGTAACAGTTTCCAGCGTTAAGTGTTGACACTATAAGCCATGGGTAAGTTCTTGATAACATGCCATATTATTAGCTTATATAGTAGAGTGTTTTCATTATATAGCTTACTCATATTATTAGCCTCCATTGCCAAACATTAGCCTTAACCCTGATTAAATGTCTGGTTAACTGTCCTCGCGCGAACAATAATGATATAACAATTGCGTGAGACGGCATCACAATTATGACCGGAAATAGACGACACTAAGCAGGTGGAATTTTATAGCgtcttcttcttgttgttgtaATCTTTTAATGTAATTCTTTTGTTACTTAATCAAttagtttatttttcttttataatcatATCAATGAAAATAAAATCACTCTCTGTTTTTTTTTAGTAACTTTGAGCACGATAATCATTTTGATATCCCTTAtgagtaattattattattattattagtgctACTTTTATTACCACTGTTTATATTGCCTACGTCGAGATTCCCGAGTCATGTGATCTATTGAATTGGGCCTTCGAGATTACTGTTGAACAATATTGAGATTGAATGAATGGGAAGAACAGTTGTGATTAGACCAACAGCAGCCGTTGGATGTCGGTAACCCCGAATGGTCACTCAGTCTCCATGATTGAATCTATCGCTACTCACTCACCATATTTGGTGGGAGGGATGGCTTTTGGCGTTAGAATaacgaaaacaaaagaaaaatgacAACACCTTCGTTGGTTTACGACAGTACACGAGCGACAACGATATATCCAACACTTACATCACGATCATGTGGAGCAGAAGCAACAGTGGGGGGTGGTGTAACCTGGCTTCAGAGGTAACACATTATCTAAGGAAAATAGATGACAGCATCCAAGCCACGGCGTGTCTCACTAGTTTCTGCCAACTATGCGAGCTCGGAATGGATTCTTCATTCCCACAGCCAGCCCCGGCTTCTCAGACAGGTCTACCTCCTCCCCCGCCAAGCCCTTCCACCGGAACTTCCTCACCAGATTGGCCACGAAGTACTCCAGCAGCAGCACGGAGATGCCCATCCCTGGACACATCCTCTTCCCTGCCCCGAAAGGCATCATCTTGATCTCCTTGCTCCCCGTCAGGTCCACGCCTTCCCCCTCGCCCCCAGCCAAGAATCTCTCAGGCCGGAACTCCCACGGCTCACTCCACACCTTCCCGTCCCGTCCGATCTCCGCCACCGAGCAGTTCACGATAGCTCCGCGCGGTATCACGTAGCCGTCCAACACAGTCTCCTCGGCCACCATGTGCGGCAAGAGGAGATGCACCGGCGGGTGCCGTCGTAGCCCTTCGAGCACCACCGCCTTCAGATAGGGCATTCTTCGTATATCTTCTTCTTCGACCGTCGCCCTTTGTGTTGCACACATGACGCTCTCGATCTCCGTCCAGAGCTTCTCTTGTATGTCTTGGTGTTTGACAAGGTTAGCCATGATCCATTCCACACCCGTGGATGTGGTCTCAGCGCTCGCGGTGAGAAACTCGGAGCACAAGCCCACTATCTCCTCCTCGCTAAGCTCTCTTCCTCCTTGGTCGACGTGCCTGAACTCCAGGAGTGTGTCGACGTAGGAGGATGACCGGCTTAGGGAAGGTTCACGTTGGCTTTGACGCTGCTGTTGACGGACTCGGATGAGAGGGACAAAAAGATCATCCAGCTGCTGCCGGATGCGTAAGAACTTGATCAATCTCCTCCAGAACACCAACAAAGCAAGGTTTGGTAAAAGATTGTAGACGCGAAGCATAACTGCGATCTTTAACGCGCCCATTAGGGCGTCCCTTATGGACTTTATAATTTCCTCCTCAAGTTTTTCGCCGAAGCATAAAAGCGTGAACAAGCGGAAGCCAGAGAACAGCAGTCTCTCGCTGAGCTGAACGATGCCTCCACCAGCTTCGGCTTCAGAGATAAGTTCCTGGAGGAGCGCGTCGAGGGCCCATGCACGGGCCTCGGCTTGCAAGCCGAGGTGGGAAGGGTGGAAGACGTAGGACGAGAGTGCCCGGCGAAGGAGGCGCTAGTGAGGGCCATAGGCAGCCATGTTGATGGTATGGACATTGGCACCAAGGGCGCGGGAGGTGCTGAGGGGTGGTGGTCGGTGCGAGAAGGCCACGCCCTTCTGGACAAGGGAGCGATGCGCAaaggtgcggtccatgatgaagATGGCCGGGCGGCGGCCGATATAGACGGTCACAATCGGGCCATAGGCAGCCTTGAGGTGGCGGAGGACGTGGCCGAGTTGGGAGAAGGACTTGATGAGCCACAGATTGCCCAATATGGGAACGGGTGGAGGATTGGGTGGTACTTTCCCTTGACTCCGAGACCTTAGCTTGGGAAGGAAATGTAAAGCAAAGTAGAGGAGCATGAaaacgaagaggaggaggaggaggaggaagctaagTGCCATTGCAGCTTGTGGCTTGTTTTCTACTCTTGCATGCCTCCTTGCTAAACTCCATCACCTTATATAGcgaaagttttatttttttatcattagaaATTATGCAGGCGATCATAATGATCATCTACTGCGTGAGGTGGCGAGAAGAACACGATCAATTAGTGAATCATGTGGAACAGTGAAGCATCCGCAAGATTGGTGAAACAGTCTTGAGAGAGACAGCAAGCGCCACTGTTTTCATTCACGAATAACTTGGCCACGATAACGACCAGGCCATGCCGAGCGGGATCTGTGAATCCTTAGACTATCAAACCTTATGCATGCATATTAAATTCCTGATACAAACTAAGTTTGTAACGCCTGGACGTTTCTTTAATACTCAATATTACAAGTCCAAAAATTGTGAGCTAGAATATTAAATGAATATTAAAATTCTGTGCTAGAATGctcaatattttttaaatgaattgtATTATACTTTTGGTTTATATTTCTGTACAAACATATTCCTTTGTCGATCAAAGTATATACAAACTGTGGAGGTGAGTAACACATGTGGTGGAGTCaattatgataattttattaggttggtaatataatattctttcttaatccaagaaaaagaaaaccatgtGTTTCATACtgggcatttaaaaaaaaaaaacccattgATGGAGTTTTATCATTTGATGGCCCcatatttattttttggtatcatttttgtttaaaatttaaaaaataccctTCTACTCTATTCAATCCTTAATATTGATTTTGTCGACTTAATTTAAACGCGATCGACCCAAAGGCTACTTCTGTCTAGATCTCGACTCAAGTTGAATTGATTTGGGTCGGTTCTGTATTTAATCAAATTATGAGTCGGGTTagatttgaattaaaaaataaaagagacagaGAGATTAGGGTTACATTTGTAACCCTATTATAGAGGGTGGTGACAAACAGTCCTCTCGTCTTCGGCAATGAATGGTGGTAGAATCCCCCTCTCTCATATGGTAGCAT harbors:
- the LOC135621996 gene encoding cytochrome P450 89A2-like produces the protein MGALKIAVMLRVYNLLPNLALLVFWRRLIKFLRIRQQLDDLFVPLIRVRQQQRQSQREPSLSRSSSYVDTLLEFRHVDQGGRELSEEEIVGLCSEFLTASAETTSTGVEWIMANLVKHQDIQEKLWTEIESVMCATQRATVEEEDIRRMPYLKAVVLEGLRRHPPVHLLLPHMVAEETVLDGYVIPRGAIVNCSVAEIGRDGKVWSEPWEFRPERFLAGGEGEGVDLTGSKEIKMMPFGAGKRMCPGMGISVLLLEYFVANLVRKFRWKGLAGEEVDLSEKPGLAVGMKNPFRARIVGRN